The Hemicordylus capensis ecotype Gifberg chromosome 6, rHemCap1.1.pri, whole genome shotgun sequence genome window below encodes:
- the FZD8 gene encoding frizzled-8, which translates to MERSYLLAMAFLPLLLPAWSPPQRSSYAASAASAVAAAAAASSSSSSSSSSSSSAASASAASSAKELSCQEITVPLCKGIGYNYTYMPNQFNHDTQDEAGLEVHQFWPLVEIQCSADLRFFLCSMYTPICLEDYKKPLPPCRSVCERAKAGCAPLMRQYGFAWPDRMRCDRLPEQGNPDTLCMDYNRTDLTTAAPPPPQPKPPHRKPGGAGAARIPGAAVPPPVAEPPLRKAHPPAPCEPGCQCRAPMVSVSSERHPLYNRVKTGQIANCALPCHNPYFSPDERAFTAFWIGLWSILCFISTFATVSTFLIDMERFKYPERPIIFLAACYLFVSLGYLVRLVAGHEKVACSGGAAAAAGAGPAGTAGGAAGAAVAAAAVGGRGAAGSAAELQPELAVAEHVRYESTGPALCTVVFLLVYFFGMAGSIWWVILSLTWFLAAGMKWGNEAIAGYAQYFHLAAWLLPSVKSIAVLALSSVDGDPVAGICYVGNQSLENLRGFVLAPLLIYLAIGSMFLLAGFVSLFRIRSVIKQQGGPTKTHKLEKLMIRLGLFTVLYTVPAASVVACLFYEQHNRPRWEATHNCPCLRDQQPDQARRPDYAVFMLKYFMCLVVGITSGVWVWSGKTLESWKALCTRCCWASKGTAAAAAGSIGAGGGGGGGLVTAAAVGGLGGGGGSMYSDVSTGLTWRSGTASSVSYPKQMPLSQV; encoded by the coding sequence ATGGAGCGGAGTTACCTGTTGGCCATGGCTTTCCTCCCGCTCTTGCTGCCCGCTTGGTCCCCGCCGCAGCGCTCTAGCTACGCCGCCTCGGCCGCTTCTGCTgtagccgccgctgccgccgcttcgTCGTCctcgtcgtcgtcgtcctcctcgTCTTCTTCAGCAGCCTCTGCctccgccgcctcctcggccAAGGAGCTATCGTGCCAGGAGATCACGGTGCCGCTGTGCAAAGGCATCGGCTACAACTACACCTACATGCCCAACCAGTTCAACCACGACACGCAGGACGAAGCGGGGCTGGAGGTGCACCAGTTCTGGCCCTTGGTGGAGATCCAGTGCTCGGCCGACCTGCGCTTCTTCCTGTGCAGCATGTACACGCCCATCTGCCTGGAGGACTACAAGAAGCCGCTGCCGCCCTGCCGCAGCGTGTGCGAGCGGGCCAAGGCCGGCTGCGCGCCGCTCATGCGCCAGTACGGCTTCGCCTGGCCCGACCGCATGCGCTGCGACCGCTTGCCCGAGCAGGGCAACCCGGACACGCTCTGCATGGACTACAACCGCACCGATCTCACCACcgccgcgccgccgccgccgcagcccaaGCCCCCGCACCGCAAGCCTGGGGGAGCCGGAGCGGCCAGGATCCCCGGCGCCGCAGTGCCACCTCCGGTCGCCGAGCCACCTCTGCGCAAGGCCCACCCACCGGCGCCCTGCGAGCCGGGCTGCCAGTGCCGGGCGCCCATGGTGTCCGTGTCCAGCGAGCGCCACCCGCTCTACAACCGGGTCAAGACGGGCCAGATCGCCAACTGCGCCCTGCCCTGCCACAACCCTTATTTCAGCCCGGACGAGCGCGCCTTCACCGCCTTCTGGATCGGCTTGTGGTCCATCCTCTGCTTCATCTCCACCTTCGCCACCGTCTCCACTTTCCTCATCGACATGGAGCGCTTCAAGTACCCGGAGCGGCCCATCATCTTCCTGGCTGCCTGCTACCTCTTCGTCTCGCTGGGCTACCTGGTGCGCCTGGTGGCGGGACACGAGAAAGTGGCTTGCAGCGGTGGCGCAGCCGCGGCGGCGGGAGCAGGGCCGGCGGGCACCGCTGGGGGCGCTGCAGGGGCAGCGGTGGCGGCCGCGGCTGTCGGAGGGCGCGGGGCGGCCGGGAGCGCGGCCGAGCTGCAGCCCGAGCTGGCCGTGGCTGAGCACGTGCGCTACGAGAGCACCGGCCCTGCCTTGTGCACGGTGGTCTTCCTGCTGGTGTACTTCTTCGGCATGGCCGGCTCCATCTGGTGGGTCATCCTCTCCCTCACCTGGTTCCTGGCTGCCGGCATGAAGTGGGGCAACGAGGCCATCGCGGGCTATGCGCAGTACTTCCACCTGGCGGCCTGGCTGCTGCCCAGCGTCAAATCCATCGCCGTGCTGGCCCTCAGCTCGGTGGACGGGGACCCCGTGGCTGGCATCTGCTATGTGGGCAACCAGAGCCTGGAGAACCTGCGGGGCTTCGTGCTGGCCCCCTTGCTCATCTACCTGGCCATCGGCTCCATGTTCCTGCTGGCCGGCTTTGTGTCCCTCTTCCGCATCCGGAGCGTCATCAAGCAGCAAGGGGGCCCCACCAAGACGCACAAGCTGGAGAAGCTCATGATCCGCCTGGGCCTCTTCACGGTGCTCTACACGGTGCCCGCGGCCAGCGTGGTGGCTTGCCTCTTCTACGAGCAGCACAACCGCCCCCGCTGGGAGGCCACGCACAACTGCCCCTGCCTGCGGGACCAGCAGCCCGACCAGGCCCGCCGCCCGGACTACGCGGTCTTCATGCTCAAGTACTTCATGTGCCTGGTGGTGGGCATCACCTCCGGCGTGTGGGTCTGGTCCGGGAAGACGCTGGAGTCCTGGAAGGCACTTTGCACCCGTTGCTGCTGGGCCAGCAAGGGGACGGCGGCCGCCGCGGCTGGCAGCATCGGGGcgggaggcggaggcggagggGGCCTGGTGACTGCTGCCGCGGTGGGAGGCCTGGGCGGCGGAGGGGGCTCCATGTACAGTGATGTCAGCACCGGCCTAACGTGGAGATCGGGCACCGCCAGCTCCGTTTCATACCCGAAACAGATGCCCCTGTCCCAAGTGtga